A genomic stretch from Rhodothermales bacterium includes:
- a CDS encoding GNAT family N-acetyltransferase, producing the protein MAQSIPPIDITALTFHPLTGDRWSDLERLFGEHGACGGCWCMYWRYMRADYEAGKGESNRRAFENLVREGPPPGVLAYIDGAPVGWCAVAPRANLLRLSQSFILKPVDDQPVWSVSCFYVDPAWRRGHVSLALLRSALALVKEQGGKIVEGYPVMQGHSHLPPAFAWTGFLSTFLEAGFTECARRSETRPVMRLTLPD; encoded by the coding sequence CCGCTCACGGGGGATCGTTGGTCTGACCTGGAACGACTCTTTGGCGAGCACGGCGCGTGCGGCGGATGCTGGTGCATGTACTGGCGTTACATGCGCGCCGACTATGAAGCCGGCAAGGGCGAAAGCAACCGCCGCGCGTTTGAAAACCTGGTCCGCGAAGGACCCCCTCCCGGCGTGCTGGCGTACATCGATGGGGCGCCGGTTGGCTGGTGTGCGGTCGCGCCGCGCGCCAACCTGCTGAGGCTCTCCCAGTCCTTTATCCTCAAGCCGGTGGACGACCAGCCGGTATGGTCCGTCTCCTGCTTTTATGTCGATCCGGCATGGCGACGAGGGCATGTGTCCCTGGCGCTGCTCCGATCGGCGCTCGCGCTCGTGAAAGAACAGGGCGGGAAAATCGTGGAAGGATACCCGGTCATGCAGGGGCACAGCCATCTGCCGCCGGCGTTCGCGTGGACGGGCTTTCTGTCCACTTTCCTCGAGGCCGGCTTCACCGAATGCGCCCGCCGTTCGGAAACACGTCCCGTGATGCGCCTCACGCTTCCCGACTGA